In one window of Helianthus annuus cultivar XRQ/B chromosome 17, HanXRQr2.0-SUNRISE, whole genome shotgun sequence DNA:
- the LOC110916266 gene encoding uncharacterized protein LOC110916266, translated as MIIKSHSLLSSFVELISHQPSPFANLKRLKIYPNCVSRLAEDQTKPEVTIMSTEVKKYLLDSAPGATLTMVSHDETRAVMNVQSARSLMRELQELLDEWKENSETNTAHMKQDKAPIESHMSTVHEQGEVEDHKAQPDTKIEGRSGGRMTHITCYWENLNEQFKKGNEKTGHILSMLQKIEGVMTKLPTSHRAKLQERFFGLSAEAEAIMDDVMDCMKIQYDKKPSRSNVYFHELVASQPLS; from the exons CTTCTTTCTTCATTCGTGGAACTAATCTCACATCAACCTTCACCATTTGCCAACTTAAAGAGATTAAAGATTTATCCAAATTGTGTTTCTCGTTTGGCCGAGGATCAAACAAAACCAGAAGTAACTATTATGTCTACTGAAGTTAAAAAGTATTTGCTAGATAGTGCTCCAGGTGCCACCTTAACAATGGTTTCACATGAT GAGACTAGAGCTGTGATGAATGTTCAATCTGCACGAAGCCTCATGAGAGAGTTGCAGGAGCTGCTAGATGAGTGGAAAGAAAATAGTGAAACAAACACGGCTCATATGAAGCAAGACAAGGCACCAATAGAGAGCCACATGTCAACGGTACATGAGCAAGGGGAAGTTGAAGACCATAAGGCACAACCAGACACAAAAATAGAAGGGCGTTCTGGTGGAAGAATGACACATATCACGTGCTATTGGGAAAATCTGAACGAGCAGTTCAAGAAAGGGAATGAAAAAACTGgtcacatactttcaatgttgCAGAAGATTGAAGGCGTAATGACAAAGCTGCCTACATCACATCGGGCTAAGTTGCAAGAAAGGTTTTTTGGTTTGTCTGCAGAGGCCGAGGCTATCATGGATGATGTTATGGACTGTATGAAGATCCAATATGATAAGAAGCCAAGCCGTTCAAATGTCTACTTTCATGAACTTGTAGCATCACAACCGCTTTCTTGA
- the LOC110922819 gene encoding uncharacterized protein LOC110922819, with amino-acid sequence MRSLQFCCFLLIIGCLVSQIYASSYAAILYDKFFFEGSQIVSEKGDHSGSRSDIKETKQLTRQNSGDILAQTYCCYEDWGAETCWKTDFMCNMHCDNWCKEE; translated from the exons ATGCGTTCTTTGCAGTTTTGTTGTTTTCTTCTCATCATTGGTTGTTTGGTTTCACAGATTTATGCATCTTCCTACGCTGCT ATTTTGTACGACAAGTTCTTCTTTGAGGGGAGTCAAATCGTGTCTGAGAAGGGAGATCATTCTG GAAGCAGAAGTGATATCAAGGAAACAAAACAACTAACAAGACAAAATAGTGGTGATATTCTTGCACAAACGTATTGCTGCTATGAAGATTGGGGCGCTGAAACGTGTTGGAAGACAGACTTTATGTGTAATATGCACTGCGACAATTGGTGTAAGGAGGAATGA
- the LOC110922816 gene encoding uncharacterized protein LOC110922816: MRSLQFCCFLLIIGCLVSQIYASSDAATAAILYDKFFFEGSWIVSEKKGDHHSGSRGDIKETKQLTRQNNLRKTAYCCEVDWGTFECWELEFLCQKRCEEVDETCRVV, encoded by the exons ATGCGTTCTTTGCAGTTTTGTTGTTTTCTTCTGATCATTGGTTGTTTGGTTTCACAGATTTACGCTTCTTCTGATGCTGCTACTGCTGCT aTATTGTACGACAAGTTCTTCTTTGAGGGTAGTTGGATCGTCTCTGAGAAGAAAGGAGATCATCATTCTg GAAGCAGAGGTGATATCAAGGAGACAAAACAACTAACAAGACAAAATAATCTCCGTAAAACAGCGTATTGCTGCGAGGTAGATTGGGGCACCTTTGAATGTTGGGAGTTAGAATTTCTTTGTCAGAAACGCTGCGAAGAGGTAGATGAGACATGTAGGGTGGTGTGA